One bacterium DNA window includes the following coding sequences:
- a CDS encoding aminotransferase class III-fold pyridoxal phosphate-dependent enzyme has translation MNKWNDIERASVMHTWTAQEQWNGPTIVGGSGAVFWDTNNKRYIDMSSMAECSNLGHQHPAVVAAIKRQADKMCFVTSAWGSDPRAELAAKLLEVSGFAGGRVFFTTGGADANENAVKMALWASGKTSGKIITRYRSYHGASFATMELSGDDRGAEYPPGGLRVVHVLPPYCYRCPFHARYNSCGILCAETIDEIIAQEGSSKVTAVLMEPAAGTNGIAAPPEYWPKLREITSRYGVLLIADEVMSGFGRVGEWFAWQKHGEAGRPDIMTIAKGLTGAHVPLGAVIVSKEVAAYFDFRKLQTGLTYSGHPLACAAGVAAIDAYRDEQLITRSRALGAKMHEALRSLATKHCSIGDVRGEGLFAILELVKNRETKEPLSTWPKIAPALKTLVAEGRKLGVSFAVRGNLIVIAPPLVISTPQLCKAIVTLDQLLVLCDAETQQ, from the coding sequence ATGAATAAGTGGAATGATATCGAACGCGCATCGGTGATGCATACATGGACCGCGCAGGAGCAATGGAACGGGCCGACAATTGTCGGGGGGAGTGGCGCCGTGTTTTGGGACACGAACAACAAGCGCTACATTGACATGTCCAGCATGGCGGAATGTTCCAACCTCGGCCATCAGCATCCGGCAGTGGTTGCCGCCATCAAGCGACAGGCCGACAAAATGTGCTTTGTCACCTCCGCGTGGGGGTCTGATCCGCGCGCGGAACTCGCCGCAAAACTACTGGAAGTTTCGGGGTTTGCGGGAGGTCGCGTCTTCTTTACCACCGGCGGAGCCGACGCAAATGAAAACGCGGTGAAAATGGCGCTCTGGGCTTCGGGAAAGACTTCCGGGAAAATCATCACGCGGTACCGCTCCTATCACGGGGCATCATTCGCGACGATGGAGCTTTCCGGCGACGACCGCGGAGCGGAATATCCTCCTGGTGGCCTAAGGGTTGTCCACGTACTGCCGCCCTACTGCTACCGTTGTCCTTTCCACGCGCGGTACAATTCGTGCGGCATCCTCTGCGCCGAGACGATCGATGAAATCATCGCACAAGAAGGGTCGTCTAAAGTTACGGCGGTGCTCATGGAGCCGGCCGCAGGAACAAATGGCATCGCGGCACCTCCGGAGTACTGGCCGAAACTGCGCGAAATCACATCGCGGTACGGCGTCCTGCTCATTGCCGACGAGGTGATGAGCGGATTCGGCCGTGTCGGCGAATGGTTCGCGTGGCAGAAGCATGGAGAGGCCGGACGGCCCGACATCATGACGATTGCGAAGGGTCTGACCGGAGCACATGTTCCGCTAGGCGCCGTTATCGTTTCCAAGGAAGTCGCCGCGTACTTTGATTTCCGCAAGCTCCAAACCGGACTCACCTACAGCGGGCATCCGCTTGCGTGCGCGGCAGGAGTCGCGGCGATAGACGCGTACCGTGACGAACAACTCATCACTCGTTCGCGCGCGCTTGGCGCCAAGATGCACGAAGCCCTGCGCTCACTTGCCACGAAGCACTGTTCCATCGGCGACGTTCGCGGAGAAGGGCTTTTCGCAATTCTTGAACTGGTAAAGAACCGCGAAACCAAGGAACCTCTGTCGACTTGGCCGAAAATCGCGCCGGCGCTGAAGACGCTTGTTGCCGAAGGCCGCAAGCTCGGCGTATCGTTCGCCGTTCGCGGCAAC